Proteins from one Pseudoalteromonas undina genomic window:
- the iscU gene encoding Fe-S cluster assembly scaffold IscU, producing the protein MAYSDKVIDHVENPRNVGTLDKNDPSVATGMVGAPACGDVMKLQIKVSAEGVIEDAKFKTYGCGSAIASSSLVTEWVKGKTLDEASTIKNTDISAELELPPVKIHCSILAEDAIQAAIADYKSKHTN; encoded by the coding sequence ATGGCTTACAGTGATAAAGTAATCGACCACGTAGAAAACCCACGTAACGTAGGTACTCTAGATAAAAACGATCCGTCAGTGGCAACGGGTATGGTAGGCGCACCAGCATGTGGTGACGTAATGAAGCTGCAAATTAAAGTGTCTGCAGAAGGCGTGATTGAAGATGCAAAATTCAAAACGTACGGCTGTGGTAGCGCAATTGCTTCATCTTCGCTGGTAACAGAGTGGGTTAAAGGCAAAACATTAGACGAAGCGTCTACTATCAAAAATACTGATATCAGCGCAGAGCTAGAATTACCACCAGTGAAAATTCACTGTTCAATTTTAGCCGAAGATGCAATTCAAGCAGCAATTGCAGATTACAAAAGCAAACATACAAACTAA
- the iscA gene encoding iron-sulfur cluster assembly protein IscA, translating into MAVTLTDAAANRVQSFLANRGKGIGLRVGIKTTGCSGLAYVLEFVDELNDDDETFAAKGVTLIVDAKSLVYIDGTELDYTKEGLNEGFKFNNPNQADECGCGESFTV; encoded by the coding sequence ATGGCAGTGACATTGACAGATGCGGCAGCAAACCGCGTACAATCATTTTTAGCAAACCGTGGTAAAGGCATAGGCCTGCGAGTTGGCATTAAAACGACGGGCTGTTCAGGTCTTGCTTATGTATTAGAGTTTGTTGATGAGCTAAACGATGACGATGAAACATTTGCGGCTAAAGGCGTTACCTTAATTGTCGACGCTAAAAGCTTAGTTTATATCGACGGCACTGAGCTCGACTACACAAAAGAAGGCTTAAATGAAGGGTTTAAATTTAACAACCCTAATCAAGCTGATGAGTGTGGTTGTGGCGAAAGCTTTACCGTTTAA
- the hscB gene encoding co-chaperone HscB, with amino-acid sequence MRYFELFAIPVDYNIDLATINKHYLELQRAVHPDRHANASSRDKLMAVQSTAEINDALQTLKHPVKRAEYMLSELGVDIRAEQQTLQDPMFLMQQMELREELEELATASDPDSAIDNFEKQIKQLDQQYSAQLAEQLASNDEQQYQQAADSIRKLKFVYKLRDELERIEDSLFDD; translated from the coding sequence ATGCGTTATTTTGAGTTATTTGCAATTCCCGTTGACTACAATATTGATTTAGCAACGATTAACAAGCACTACTTAGAACTTCAACGTGCTGTTCACCCTGATCGCCATGCTAACGCTAGCAGTCGTGATAAATTAATGGCCGTACAAAGTACTGCCGAAATTAATGATGCACTGCAAACACTTAAGCATCCCGTTAAACGTGCAGAATATATGCTGAGCGAGCTAGGCGTTGATATTCGTGCTGAGCAGCAAACATTGCAAGATCCTATGTTTTTAATGCAGCAAATGGAGCTTCGCGAAGAGCTTGAAGAGTTAGCGACCGCAAGCGATCCTGATTCTGCTATTGATAATTTTGAAAAACAAATAAAGCAGCTTGATCAGCAATACAGTGCGCAATTGGCAGAGCAGTTAGCAAGTAACGATGAGCAGCAATATCAACAAGCAGCAGACAGTATCCGTAAGCTAAAGTTTGTTTATAAGTTACGCGACGAACTTGAACGCATTGAAGACAGTTTATTTGACGATTAA
- the gorA gene encoding glutathione-disulfide reductase, with protein MAQHFDYIAIGGGSGGIASANRAAMRGAKVALIEAKHMGGTCVNVGCVPKKVMWHGAQVAEAINLYAPDYGFDVEVKGFDWSKLVESREAYIGRIHKGYDNGLAKNGVTVIKGFAKFVDSKTVEVNGEHYTADHILVAVGGRPTIPNIPGAEHGIDSNGFFELNEQPKRVAVVGAGYIAVEIAGVLHSLGTQTHLFVRKSKPLRTFDPYIIDTLVDIMAKEGPTLHTECSPKEVVKEANGSLTIHFENGYSENVDQVIWAIGRTPTTDKINLAAAGVEVNESGYVKVDEYQNTTAENVYAVGDIIENGIELTPVAVKAGRTLSERLFNKELPNDLKMDYSLVPTVVFSHPPIGTIGLTEQEAISQYGGENVKVYKSSFAAMYTAVTQHRQACNMMLVCAGDDEKVVGLHGIGFTVDEMIQGFAVAMKMGATKADFDAVVALHPTGSEEFVTMR; from the coding sequence ATGGCTCAGCATTTTGATTACATTGCAATTGGTGGCGGTAGTGGTGGTATTGCATCAGCTAACCGTGCAGCAATGCGTGGCGCAAAAGTAGCATTAATTGAAGCTAAACACATGGGTGGCACCTGCGTAAACGTAGGGTGTGTTCCTAAAAAAGTAATGTGGCATGGCGCTCAAGTTGCTGAAGCAATTAATCTTTATGCTCCTGATTACGGTTTTGATGTTGAAGTTAAAGGCTTTGACTGGTCAAAGCTAGTAGAAAGCCGTGAAGCCTATATTGGCCGTATTCACAAAGGCTATGATAATGGTTTAGCTAAAAATGGCGTAACTGTGATCAAAGGTTTTGCAAAGTTTGTTGATAGTAAAACCGTTGAAGTAAATGGCGAGCACTATACAGCTGATCATATTTTAGTTGCCGTAGGCGGACGCCCTACTATTCCTAACATTCCAGGCGCTGAACACGGTATTGATTCAAACGGCTTTTTTGAGCTGAACGAACAACCTAAACGTGTTGCTGTTGTTGGTGCCGGTTATATTGCCGTGGAAATTGCGGGTGTTTTGCACAGCCTAGGTACACAAACTCACTTATTTGTTCGTAAGAGCAAACCGCTGCGCACCTTCGACCCATACATTATCGACACACTGGTTGATATTATGGCTAAAGAAGGCCCTACTCTACATACCGAGTGTTCGCCAAAAGAAGTGGTAAAAGAGGCTAATGGCAGCTTAACAATTCACTTTGAGAATGGTTACAGCGAAAATGTTGATCAGGTTATTTGGGCTATAGGCCGCACGCCAACAACTGATAAAATTAACCTTGCTGCAGCTGGCGTAGAAGTAAACGAAAGCGGTTATGTAAAAGTAGATGAATACCAAAACACCACAGCTGAAAATGTATACGCTGTGGGTGATATTATCGAAAATGGTATTGAGCTTACACCGGTTGCTGTTAAAGCGGGTCGTACTCTATCGGAGCGTTTATTTAATAAAGAATTGCCGAACGATTTAAAAATGGACTACAGCCTAGTACCAACCGTAGTATTTAGCCATCCACCTATCGGCACAATTGGCTTAACTGAGCAAGAAGCTATTTCTCAGTACGGCGGCGAAAATGTAAAAGTATATAAATCGAGCTTTGCAGCTATGTACACTGCCGTTACTCAGCACCGCCAAGCCTGTAATATGATGTTAGTGTGTGCAGGTGATGATGAAAAAGTAGTAGGTTTACACGGTATTGGTTTTACTGTTGATGAAATGATTCAGGGCTTTGCAGTCGCCATGAAAATGGGCGCGACTAAGGCTGATTTTGATGCCGTGGTTGCACTACACCCTACGGGGTCGGAAGAGTTTGTTACCATGAGATAA
- a CDS encoding response regulator, with protein MAKLILAIDDDKLMHHIIEESLAGFCKVIHAKNGEDGIRQAIKYNPDIILLDVEMPGMSGYEVCQTIKQNKATTDIPVMFLSSKVGQAERIKGFSVGGADYILKPFNAQELMARIKILYQYRKQCATLQYDIAKANKTAEMAMIETGDMGRIMRFVCQSYHADNLELLSEYFLGFFTPLHLNVVVVFWQNNQGMFYSQETGVCPLEQELLIQHKNAERFVDIGHSTIINYPNISLLIKNMPVDTPSLYGRYKDLFPHILEVTNEKVVTIQQHQYRLMRDNELTLAFKDIVAQLKNQNAMQTSAISQLTEQLEQLQSLMQTHNEISTSQFNEQITQLSHTSQQLVATTNDLAFIKHQLKTTTQHRDDLITQTQLSKQQTQPEPESENNDIELF; from the coding sequence ATGGCAAAGTTAATACTGGCAATTGATGACGATAAATTAATGCACCATATTATTGAAGAATCTTTAGCTGGGTTTTGCAAAGTGATCCACGCCAAAAATGGTGAAGATGGCATAAGACAAGCGATTAAATATAACCCCGATATTATTTTGCTTGATGTTGAAATGCCGGGCATGTCTGGTTATGAGGTTTGCCAAACTATTAAACAAAATAAAGCCACAACAGATATTCCGGTAATGTTTTTATCATCCAAAGTGGGGCAAGCTGAACGTATTAAAGGGTTTAGTGTTGGCGGGGCTGACTACATTTTGAAGCCTTTTAACGCACAGGAGCTGATGGCACGCATTAAAATTCTTTACCAGTATCGCAAGCAGTGTGCAACACTGCAGTATGATATAGCAAAGGCCAATAAAACAGCTGAAATGGCGATGATTGAGACCGGTGACATGGGGCGCATTATGCGTTTTGTTTGTCAAAGCTATCATGCCGATAATTTAGAATTATTAAGTGAATACTTTTTAGGGTTTTTTACTCCATTACACCTCAATGTAGTGGTTGTTTTTTGGCAAAATAACCAGGGAATGTTTTATAGCCAAGAAACAGGCGTATGCCCATTAGAGCAAGAGCTACTCATACAGCATAAAAATGCAGAACGCTTTGTTGATATTGGTCATAGTACTATTATTAATTACCCTAATATTTCACTATTAATTAAAAATATGCCTGTAGATACGCCATCACTTTATGGCCGCTATAAAGATTTATTTCCGCATATTTTAGAAGTAACTAACGAAAAAGTAGTTACTATACAGCAGCACCAATATCGACTAATGCGCGACAATGAGCTAACCCTTGCTTTTAAAGATATTGTTGCCCAGCTTAAAAATCAAAACGCCATGCAAACGAGTGCAATTAGCCAGCTTACAGAGCAGCTTGAGCAACTCCAATCGCTAATGCAAACACACAACGAGATATCAACTTCGCAATTTAATGAGCAAATAACTCAGCTTAGTCATACATCACAGCAGCTGGTTGCAACCACTAATGATTTAGCCTTTATTAAGCACCAGCTAAAAACAACCACTCAACACCGTGATGACTTAATTACTCAAACACAACTAAGTAAACAACAAACGCAGCCAGAACCTGAGAGTGAAAATAACGATATTGAGTTGTTTTAA
- a CDS encoding IscS subfamily cysteine desulfurase produces MKLPIYLDYAATTPVDERVAKEMMQCLTMDGNFGNPASRSHRFGWQAEEVVDQARTDIADLINADPREIVFTSGATESNNLAIKGAAQFYKKKGKHVITAKTEHKAVIDTCRELERQGFEVTYMDVEENGLLDLQKLADTMRDDTVLVSIMHVNNELGVIQDINTIGEMCRERKIMFHVDAAQSAGKVLIDVQQTKVDFMSFSAHKVYGPKGVGALYVRRKPRARLEAQMHGGGHERGMRSGTLATHQLVGMGAAFRIAKQDFEKDHAHISALRKRLIDGILTDMDEVYFNGTQDQSVPGIVNISFNFVEGESLLMAVKDIAVSSGSACTSASLEPSYVLRALGRNDELAHSSIRFSIGRFTTEEEIDYTVELMKNSIGRLREMSPLWEMHQEGVDLDSVEWAHH; encoded by the coding sequence ATGAAGTTACCGATTTATTTAGATTACGCAGCAACTACGCCCGTTGACGAACGAGTTGCCAAAGAAATGATGCAGTGCCTGACTATGGACGGTAATTTTGGTAATCCAGCATCGCGTTCACACCGTTTTGGTTGGCAAGCTGAAGAAGTCGTTGACCAAGCACGTACTGACATTGCCGATTTAATTAATGCAGACCCACGTGAAATTGTATTCACATCGGGTGCAACAGAATCAAATAACCTTGCTATTAAAGGTGCGGCTCAGTTTTACAAGAAAAAAGGTAAGCATGTTATTACCGCTAAAACTGAACACAAAGCAGTTATCGACACATGTCGTGAGCTTGAGCGTCAAGGGTTTGAAGTAACTTATATGGACGTTGAAGAAAACGGCCTACTTGATCTGCAAAAATTAGCAGATACGATGCGTGACGACACTGTGCTTGTAAGCATTATGCATGTAAATAACGAGCTAGGTGTAATCCAAGACATCAACACTATTGGTGAAATGTGTCGCGAACGTAAAATTATGTTCCACGTAGATGCTGCACAAAGCGCAGGTAAAGTTTTAATCGATGTGCAACAAACTAAAGTAGATTTCATGTCATTCTCGGCGCACAAAGTATACGGCCCTAAAGGCGTAGGTGCTTTGTATGTTCGTCGTAAACCACGTGCCCGTTTAGAAGCACAAATGCACGGTGGCGGCCATGAACGTGGTATGCGTTCTGGTACATTAGCAACCCATCAGTTAGTAGGTATGGGCGCAGCATTTAGAATTGCAAAACAAGATTTTGAAAAAGATCACGCACACATCAGTGCGTTACGTAAACGCCTAATCGACGGCATTTTAACAGATATGGACGAAGTGTACTTTAACGGCACACAAGACCAATCAGTACCTGGTATTGTTAATATCAGCTTTAACTTTGTTGAAGGTGAGTCGTTACTAATGGCCGTTAAAGATATTGCGGTATCGTCAGGTTCAGCCTGTACATCTGCAAGTTTAGAACCTTCTTATGTATTGCGTGCATTAGGTCGCAACGACGAATTAGCACATAGTTCAATTCGTTTTAGTATTGGCCGTTTTACCACCGAAGAAGAGATTGATTACACCGTTGAGTTAATGAAAAACTCGATTGGCCGTTTACGTGAAATGTCTCCTCTTTGGGAAATGCACCAAGAAGGTGTTGATTTAGATTCAGTTGAATGGGCGCACCACTAA
- a CDS encoding class I SAM-dependent methyltransferase — protein sequence MVIQCAFKECRPYLNELEARFGLAQWAEQSSGFSLHYDDKGLSLYKTDEPKLGAINVDFVTGAVAHRRKFGGGKGQSIAKAVGLNKGATPVVLDATAGLGRDGFVLASLGCKVILHERHPVVAALLYDGLQRAYNDSEIGPWMQQNMSLIFGSSHTLLAQCDSMPDVVYLDPMFPHREKSALVKKEMRVFQELVGGDTDADDLLDFAYPLASKRVVVKRPDYAPFLNDKTPSMQIKTKKNRFDVYVKAAMV from the coding sequence GTGGTTATACAGTGTGCGTTTAAAGAGTGTCGACCTTATTTAAATGAGTTAGAAGCACGCTTTGGGCTTGCTCAATGGGCAGAGCAAAGCAGTGGTTTTAGCTTGCATTACGATGATAAAGGACTAAGCCTGTATAAAACTGACGAGCCAAAATTAGGTGCTATTAACGTAGACTTTGTAACTGGTGCCGTTGCACATAGGCGTAAATTTGGTGGTGGTAAAGGGCAATCTATTGCCAAAGCAGTTGGTCTTAACAAGGGCGCAACGCCAGTGGTACTCGATGCCACAGCAGGCCTTGGGCGTGATGGTTTTGTGTTAGCCTCATTAGGCTGTAAAGTAATTTTACATGAGCGCCATCCCGTGGTTGCTGCACTGTTATATGATGGCTTACAACGTGCTTATAACGATAGTGAAATTGGCCCATGGATGCAGCAAAATATGAGCCTTATCTTTGGCTCAAGCCATACTTTACTTGCTCAATGTGACAGCATGCCCGATGTGGTTTACCTTGATCCTATGTTTCCGCACCGTGAAAAATCAGCACTGGTTAAAAAAGAAATGCGGGTATTCCAAGAGTTAGTGGGTGGCGATACCGACGCCGATGATTTACTCGATTTTGCTTACCCCCTTGCCAGTAAGCGTGTAGTAGTGAAACGCCCCGATTACGCACCATTTTTAAATGATAAAACCCCAAGCATGCAAATCAAAACCAAGAAAAACCGCTTTGATGTGTATGTAAAAGCCGCGATGGTTTAG
- the trmJ gene encoding tRNA (cytosine(32)/uridine(32)-2'-O)-methyltransferase TrmJ — MILDDIRIVLVNTSHSGNIGSAARAMKTMGLSKLYLVDPACEIDSHASALAAGATDVLGNAVIVDTVADAIADCALTIGTSARSRTLSWPMVEPRECGEKLVGEAVNGPVALVFGRENSGLTNEELQLCNYHVCIPANPEYSSLNLAMAVQTLCYETRMAFLNQQPKAEQEEDDTLYPSSKQTELFYEHLEDTLFKTGFIIKQHPGMVMTKLRRLFNRARPEDAEMNILRGILTSINKSIK; from the coding sequence ATGATCTTAGATGATATCCGCATCGTTTTAGTTAATACCTCACATTCTGGCAATATTGGTTCTGCGGCACGCGCCATGAAAACCATGGGATTATCAAAGTTATACCTTGTAGATCCAGCCTGTGAAATAGATAGTCATGCCAGCGCACTGGCTGCAGGTGCTACAGATGTACTTGGTAATGCGGTTATTGTTGATACGGTTGCCGATGCCATTGCTGATTGTGCATTAACTATTGGTACTAGCGCTCGCTCGCGTACATTATCGTGGCCTATGGTTGAGCCGCGTGAATGTGGTGAAAAGCTTGTTGGCGAAGCTGTAAATGGCCCTGTAGCACTTGTATTTGGTCGTGAAAACAGTGGCTTAACAAACGAAGAATTACAACTGTGTAATTACCATGTATGTATTCCTGCTAACCCAGAATACAGCTCGCTAAATTTAGCGATGGCAGTACAAACCTTATGTTATGAAACGCGTATGGCATTTTTAAATCAACAGCCTAAAGCGGAACAAGAAGAAGACGACACCCTATATCCATCGTCTAAACAAACAGAGCTGTTTTACGAACACCTTGAAGACACCTTGTTTAAAACAGGCTTCATCATTAAGCAGCACCCAGGCATGGTAATGACTAAGCTACGTCGCTTGTTTAATCGTGCTCGCCCTGAAGATGCTGAAATGAACATATTACGAGGTATTCTTACCTCAATTAATAAGTCTATAAAATAG
- the zapE gene encoding cell division protein ZapE — protein MTPWQTYQQDLQRDDFVHDAAQENAVRHLQRLYDDLTQAKPQSKGFFAKLFNKAEPAPIKGLYFWGGVGRGKTYLVDTFYEALPGDRKMRVHFHRFMHRVHDELKKLNNTANPLETVADIFKAETDIICFDEFFVQDITDAMLLGGLMEALFARGIVLVATSNIVPDDLYRNGLQRARFLPAIALVNKHTEIVNVDSGVDYRLRTLEQAEIFHSPLDEQADKNLFEYFDKLSPEVGKLDTPIEIEGRMIKTRKVSDCIVMFEFSELCETARSQVDYMEISRLYNTVILSNVKQLGQNNDDAARRFIALVDEFYERNVTLIISAEKPITELYTQGNLNFEFKRCISRLQEMQSLEYLAREHLA, from the coding sequence ATGACTCCTTGGCAAACATACCAGCAAGACCTTCAACGCGATGACTTTGTACATGACGCAGCACAAGAAAATGCAGTTCGTCATTTACAGCGTTTATACGACGATTTAACACAAGCAAAACCGCAATCTAAAGGTTTTTTTGCAAAGCTTTTTAATAAAGCTGAACCCGCACCTATAAAAGGATTGTACTTTTGGGGTGGCGTAGGCCGAGGTAAAACTTACCTAGTTGATACTTTTTACGAAGCTTTGCCTGGCGATAGAAAAATGCGAGTGCATTTTCACCGCTTTATGCACCGAGTGCACGATGAGCTTAAAAAATTAAACAACACAGCAAACCCTTTAGAAACAGTAGCAGATATTTTTAAAGCTGAGACTGACATTATCTGTTTTGATGAATTTTTTGTTCAAGACATTACCGATGCCATGTTACTCGGTGGTTTAATGGAAGCGCTATTCGCTCGCGGTATTGTGCTGGTTGCCACGTCAAATATTGTACCTGACGACTTATACCGCAATGGTTTACAGCGTGCCCGTTTTTTACCGGCTATTGCCTTAGTGAACAAGCATACTGAAATAGTTAATGTGGATTCAGGTGTTGATTACCGATTGCGAACTCTTGAACAAGCAGAAATTTTTCATAGCCCGCTTGATGAACAAGCAGATAAAAACCTATTCGAATATTTTGATAAGCTCTCGCCGGAAGTCGGTAAACTAGACACCCCAATCGAAATAGAAGGGCGAATGATCAAAACTCGTAAGGTGTCTGATTGCATCGTCATGTTTGAATTTAGCGAACTGTGTGAAACGGCCCGTAGCCAAGTTGATTACATGGAAATAAGCCGATTATATAACACGGTGATTTTATCTAACGTGAAACAGCTTGGGCAAAATAATGATGATGCAGCAAGGCGTTTTATTGCGTTGGTAGATGAATTTTATGAGCGTAATGTAACGTTAATTATCTCTGCAGAAAAACCCATTACCGAGCTGTATACACAAGGCAATTTAAACTTTGAATTTAAACGCTGTATTAGTCGTCTGCAAGAAATGCAATCGTTAGAGTATTTAGCCCGAGAGCATTTAGCTTAA
- the iscR gene encoding Fe-S cluster assembly transcriptional regulator IscR — translation MKLTSKGRYAVTAMLDVALHANIGPVALADISQRQEISLSYLEQLFARLRKNGLVSSVRGPGGGYLLGREADVISVGDVINAVDESVDATRCQRSNTGCQSGMRCLTHTLWSDLSARIEEFLNNITLAELVEKSDVKAVALRQENSVNDAIKQLENIQVSCQL, via the coding sequence ATGAAGTTAACATCAAAAGGCAGATATGCCGTTACAGCCATGCTGGATGTTGCACTACATGCAAATATAGGCCCTGTAGCGCTTGCAGATATTTCGCAGCGCCAAGAAATTTCTTTGTCTTATCTTGAGCAGTTATTCGCCCGTTTACGTAAGAATGGGCTAGTGAGTTCTGTTCGAGGTCCTGGTGGGGGCTATTTACTAGGACGTGAGGCCGATGTAATTTCAGTTGGCGATGTTATCAATGCGGTAGATGAATCTGTTGATGCTACACGGTGTCAGCGAAGCAATACTGGTTGTCAAAGTGGCATGCGTTGTTTAACCCATACATTGTGGTCAGACTTAAGCGCACGAATTGAAGAATTTTTAAATAATATTACCTTAGCTGAACTGGTTGAAAAGTCGGACGTTAAAGCGGTCGCTCTTCGCCAAGAAAACAGCGTTAATGATGCAATTAAGCAGTTGGAAAATATTCAAGTAAGCTGTCAACTTTAA
- the prlC gene encoding oligopeptidase A, with the protein MSNAQTNPLIGLEGLPPFSKIKPEHVVPALKKGIEHCRSAIDDVLAKQSYTWNDLVLPLEEADDKLSRLFSPVSHLNSVMNNDELREAYEQCLPLISEYSTFVGQHQGLYEAYSALYNSDEFKTLTTAQQKTVTNALRDFKLSGIALNPEQQKRYGEISARLSELASKFGNNVMDATLAWHKHITDESQLAGLPESALALAADTAKSKDLEGWVFTLDFPSYLPIMTYADDRELRKETYTAFSTRASDQGPNAGEFDNSAIMSEELALRHELAQLLGFNNYAEKSLATKMAESPAQVFSFLEDLAAKSKPQAEQELKELQQYAEQQHGISELQAWDFGYYSEKLKQEKYAISDEVLRPYFPADKVLSGLFETVNRLFGITVKEQKDIDTYHKDVRFFEIYDSNNTLRGRFYLDLYARDHKRGGAWMDDCMGRKVRANGELQTPVAYLVCNFNKAIGDKPALFTHNEVTTLFHEFGHGIHHMLTQVDAAPVAGINGVAWDAVELPSQFLENWCYEEEALSFISGHFETGEPLPKELLDKLLAAKNYNSGMQMLRQLEFSLFDFKIHHDYVADKPCNIQAVLDDVRSRTSVIKPPAFNRFQHGFSHIFAGGYSAGYYSYKWAEVLSADAYSKFEEEGIFNPQTGQAFMQHILEKGGSEEPMALFKNFRGREPSVDALLRHSGIAA; encoded by the coding sequence ATGAGCAATGCACAAACAAATCCCCTTATTGGGCTTGAAGGACTTCCTCCTTTTTCAAAAATAAAGCCTGAGCATGTAGTACCGGCATTAAAAAAAGGTATTGAGCACTGTCGCAGTGCAATTGATGATGTATTAGCAAAGCAATCATACACCTGGAATGATTTAGTATTACCCCTTGAAGAAGCTGACGATAAACTATCGCGATTGTTTTCACCGGTATCGCATTTGAACTCGGTGATGAACAACGATGAACTTCGCGAAGCTTATGAGCAGTGTTTACCGCTTATTTCTGAATATTCTACTTTTGTTGGCCAACACCAAGGCTTATATGAGGCTTACAGCGCGCTTTATAATAGCGATGAATTTAAAACACTCACTACCGCTCAGCAAAAAACCGTTACCAACGCATTGCGTGACTTTAAGCTTTCAGGCATTGCACTAAATCCTGAGCAGCAAAAACGCTACGGTGAAATTAGTGCGCGTTTATCAGAGCTTGCTTCAAAATTTGGTAATAATGTGATGGATGCCACGCTTGCATGGCATAAGCATATTACCGATGAAAGCCAGCTAGCGGGTTTACCAGAATCAGCACTGGCATTAGCGGCCGATACAGCAAAAAGTAAAGACTTAGAAGGCTGGGTATTCACTCTCGATTTCCCTTCTTACTTACCTATAATGACTTACGCAGACGACCGTGAACTTCGCAAAGAAACATACACCGCGTTTTCTACTCGTGCATCCGATCAAGGGCCAAATGCAGGAGAGTTTGATAACTCGGCGATAATGAGTGAAGAACTGGCACTGCGTCATGAGTTAGCACAGTTACTAGGCTTTAATAATTACGCCGAAAAATCGTTAGCTACAAAAATGGCAGAATCACCTGCACAGGTATTTTCATTTTTAGAAGATTTAGCCGCTAAATCTAAGCCACAAGCAGAGCAAGAGCTTAAAGAGTTGCAACAATATGCAGAGCAACAGCACGGTATTAGTGAACTACAGGCATGGGACTTTGGTTATTACAGCGAAAAGCTAAAGCAAGAAAAATACGCGATTTCAGATGAAGTATTACGCCCATACTTCCCTGCCGATAAAGTGCTTAGTGGTTTGTTTGAAACGGTTAACCGCTTATTTGGTATTACAGTTAAAGAGCAAAAAGACATCGATACTTACCATAAAGATGTGCGCTTTTTTGAAATTTACGATAGCAACAATACTTTACGTGGCCGTTTTTACTTAGATTTATACGCCCGTGACCACAAGCGTGGTGGTGCGTGGATGGATGACTGTATGGGTCGTAAAGTGCGTGCTAATGGTGAACTTCAAACACCAGTTGCTTACTTAGTGTGTAACTTTAATAAAGCGATTGGCGATAAGCCTGCTTTGTTTACCCATAATGAAGTAACCACACTGTTCCATGAGTTTGGTCACGGCATTCACCACATGTTAACTCAAGTAGATGCAGCGCCTGTTGCTGGTATTAATGGTGTGGCATGGGATGCCGTTGAATTGCCAAGTCAGTTTTTAGAAAACTGGTGTTACGAGGAAGAAGCTCTAAGCTTTATTTCAGGCCACTTCGAAACCGGTGAGCCATTACCAAAAGAGCTACTAGATAAACTATTGGCCGCTAAAAATTACAACTCAGGTATGCAAATGCTAAGACAACTTGAGTTCTCGTTATTCGATTTTAAAATTCACCATGACTACGTGGCAGACAAACCATGTAACATTCAAGCTGTACTTGATGATGTACGCAGTCGTACCTCAGTCATTAAGCCGCCAGCGTTTAACCGTTTTCAGCATGGCTTTAGTCATATTTTTGCGGGCGGTTATAGCGCGGGGTATTACTCGTATAAATGGGCTGAAGTACTTTCGGCAGACGCCTACTCTAAATTTGAGGAAGAGGGGATTTTTAATCCACAAACTGGCCAAGCGTTTATGCAGCACATTCTTGAAAAAGGCGGCAGCGAAGAGCCAATGGCACTGTTTAAAAACTTCCGTGGTCGTGAGCCAAGTGTAGATGCACTACTGCGCCACAGCGGCATCGCCGCTTAG